One window from the genome of Nicotiana tomentosiformis chromosome 5, ASM39032v3, whole genome shotgun sequence encodes:
- the LOC104116860 gene encoding protein FLOWERINGUS T: MPRIDPLIVGRVVGDVLDPFTRSVDLRVVYNNREVNNACGLKPSQIVTQPRVQIGGDDLRNFYTLVMVDPDAPSPSNPNLREYLHWLVTDIPATTDTSFGNEVICYENPQPSLGIHRFVFVLFRQLGRETVYAPGWRQNFSTRDFAEVYNLGLPVSAVYFNCHRESGTGGRRA, translated from the exons ATGCCAAGAATAGATCCTTTGATAGTTGGTCGTGTGGTAGGAGATGTTTTAGATCCATTCACAAGGTCTGTTGATCTTAGAGTGGTTTACAATAATAGGGAAGTCAACAATGCATGTGGCTTGAAACCTTCTCAAATTGTTACGCAACCTAGGGTTCAAATTGGAGGGGATGATCTTCGCAACTTTTACACTCTG GTTATGGTGGATCCTGATGCTCCAAGCCCAAGCAACCCTAACCTGAGGGAGTATCTACACTG GCTGGTCACAGATATCCCAGCAACTACAGATACAAGCTTTG GAAATGAAGTTATATGCTACGAGAATCCACAACCATCATTGGGAATTCATCGCTTTGTTTTCGTGTTGTTTCGACAATTGGGTCGCGAAACTGTGTATGCACCAGGTTGGCGTCAGAATTTCAGCACAAGAGACTTTGCAGAAGTTTACAATCTTGGTTTGCCTGTTTCTGCTGTTTACTTCAATTGCCATAGGGAGAGTGGTACTGGTGGCCGCCGGGCATAA